The sequence below is a genomic window from Lolium perenne isolate Kyuss_39 chromosome 7, Kyuss_2.0, whole genome shotgun sequence.
CTCGtcaccatcgccgccgccgccaagaggAAGCGCGCCAGGAAGCTCTTCGACGAGTTCGACCGCATCGCGCcgcagaagaagaagcagaaggtcGCGGCCGCGACTCCGGCCAAGGCCGTGTAGCCAAAGAAGTCTGCTGCTGCTGCGGCTCCAGCTGCTGCTGCTCCCGTGAAGGCCTCACTGAAGAGGAAGGTGGCTGATGCTAAGACCTCACCGAAGAGGAAGGCCGTGGAGGCGCCGACGGCAAGGAGGACCTCGCCGAGGTCCAAGCACTGACCAACTGGTGCGCGTTCAGATGTGCAATTCCTGGTTCTTGATGTGTCTGATTGATAGCTCGAGCGATTGGGGAGTGGTCTTGGAGATGCAAGTTGCTATATGTTCGTCGAATTGTTGGAGTGAAATGTAATGCCGTGCTTCTATATATCTGAATCAAAATCCTTTTGAATATATCTGATCAATGGTGAAGTTTAACCCTGAAAAATATATTGATCCTGCCCTGGTTTGTGAAATCCAGCGTTTCTTGTTTATAAGTACGTAGTATTATCTAAATTGTTTGAATGAAATTTTATGTGTTGCTTCCGTGGATCAAATCCCTTAGAAGTTTTGTCAACTCTGAAATAGGTAGTTTCTTGCAGCACAACTTTCAAACAACATAATCCTATCCTGGTATCTGAAATCTTCAGTTTGTTGTTGTTTGATTCTTCAAACATTTTCTTTCATCAGTTGAATTGCAAAATAAATTAAGATGAAAGACCCAATCTGTTCCTGTTGGTACTAGTACGTGTATCTTGGAGATGCAAGTTGCTATATGGTCATCGGATTGTTGGAATGAAATGTAATTCTATATCTGAAATCAAATCCTTCAAAAATATCTATGATCAGTGTTCAAGTAATACCCTGAAATAATATAGTTCGTGTGCTGATATCTGAAAATCTACTGTTCCTTGCTAATAACTAAATCGAAATGTTTGAATGAAATGTGATGTCTTCTATGGATAAAATCCCTTAGACATTTCTGATCCAACTCTGGAATAATATTTTCTGGCAGCACTGCTTTCAAACGGTATAATCCTCTCCTTTGTATATCTGAATTCTTCAGTTTCTTGATCTTGTTTGATTCTTCTACGGAGTAACATTTTTCTGTCATCAGTTAAAGGTGCCATGAATTGCAATTGAATTAAGATGCAATTCCCAATCTGTTCTTGTTTGTACTAGTACATGTTAAAGCTTACAATAGGAACATGGAACGAAAAGAATGGTACATTAAGGCCATCAACTACAATTGGGTGTATATCTGTATCTAGGCAGCAGGGACTCTTTCAAAGTGCACTGCCATTTAGTATATGATGAAGTTGCAAGTAATAGGTGATTCATGAGGCGGAATCGGAGGCCAAGCGTTCAATCTCCTCTTGCAGCCGCTCCTTCTCTTCTGCCATGTCTTCGTTTTGCTTCTGAAGGTCCTCGATCTGCTTCGTCTGTTCAGAATCCTTCCTGCAATTACATAGAGAATTGGGGATAACTGCGTATTCTGAAGTAGAAATGAGGCTAGTAAAATCTTGATAAGAGATTAGGATTGTTCTCGGACATTCTACTCACCGATTCATGAATGACAAGTTAAGCTTTAGCGATCTGACTTCCTTCTCTAGATTTTCACATCGCTTAAGTACCGCTTGCATGTCAGATGGTATTACTGGTGTGGAACTTCTTTCCTTCGCTTCTGCCATTCTGAACGATAACAAGTTAATAGCATGATCCAACAAGGCTTCCTCTATGAGAAAGGGAACTCAATTTGCTCGAGAGCATCCTCCAACTTTAATTTTTCTCTAGAGCTGTTCGAAGGTTCTGGAATAGAATGGCTAATCAAGTCTAGAAAACTTCTATTCAGAGGGGTCCTAACTCCTAACAGTATCATTTGGATTGGAGCACATTCCTTAAACTGGTTCTTGCCATTTTGCTTACTAGATAGCACAAAAATACATTACATATAGAAACATATTTCAACCAGATTGCATTGACATACTTGCGTGTGCGCTCAACCCTGCGTTTCTTTGTAGGATCTCCTCTATCAACTGCAGAAGGAAACCATTAGGGCCTTGAGTGATTAATAATTGATTTAGTACCATGTAAGCTGCAGAATATGATCTTTCAATGCTTATGTTTCATCTAATCTAAAGCACATATCTAGTAACTTTGCAGTTATGCTGAAGAATTGGTGCTCAAAAGGGAAGTTGATTGTCGGGTTTACCTGCTTGTTCTGATGAGATGGATCCCATTCTAGTCAGGGTCACTCTCTGTCAATGATCAAAATGAAAAGATTAACATCGTTGGCTACGAGATGGAACTTCAAATTCTCCAGGAAGCTGAATTAGGTATTACCTTTTTATCATCCTTCATATTATCTTGTAGTACCTTCCCTCTGTATTCTGTGTACCGTTGACAAATAAATACAGTGTTATTCACCCTTCATGATGGTATGACATTTTAGTCTAGATATCAGGAAGTGATGTAAGTAGAGATTTGGTGTAGCTTAGGGCTAATTGTGTTGATAGAAGTACCTTTTCCTGTTGATCTACAGTCAGCTGTCCCATTTGCAGCATTTCTTCTAGTGCTCTCGCACGCAGACAGTGCTTGCCCCATGGGGCGTAGTTCATCGCATACCTCAAATCCGGCTGATTGAGCCGTCATAGCTGTAGATGATCCACTCTGTGAAGGCTCTCTAGACGTCGTACTGATCCAAATTTGGTTTGCTGGAGTAACAAAGCTCCCGGCATTTAGTTCTGTGGGTCCCTCAACTTCAGGAAATACCAGGGAGTCCTGAACATGGGAAGTTGCCACCAGTGGGAAGATATCTGTTCCTCCAAAAGTGTTGTGTTGAAACTGCTGATTGTCGTAAAACCCAAACGAATTGCAATGTGGGATGTCCTTGTTGGCATGGCTACCGTGCTTCTTGCGCTCGAGTGTATCCTTGAGCATGCTCACCACTGAGGTAACAGTATCCTGCGGTACCATATGCGGACTATCCAAAGGGGATGTCGATGAACACGAGGGACTTACAAATGTTGAAGTCTGAATGGGAGTGTTGCCCATTGGGGCACCGTTTGTTGCATTTGTGTTTGTAAAATCTAGTCTCAACTGGTTAGCTGCTCTCGTTGTTCCCACGGTTATTGGTGGCACGTTACTTTGCATTGCAGCATACCGCCTTCTGCAAAAGATGGCCATATTTCAGACACAATTGAAAAGAACCACAGAGCTCAGGTAGGAAGGTAATGATGCACATGTCACTGGAAATTCAATTCATACCTTAGTTCTGAAGATCTGCTTCTAGTCATTGGTTGAGTGCAGTGAAACCAGGTCTGTATATGAGCAAATACCAGCAAATACCAATTAGAACTTTATCCATGTAGCTCTAATTATCTAGTAACTGGGTAACGCAATAGCAAACCTTCGCCAAGAGTAGATCACTGGCTTGCATTCCTTTCTCTGCTGCATTCCTGATGTATGATAAACAAACAAGTTGGTATTGCTTTAGATTTTATACATCTCTGACCATAAGATGATGATGACAACGATGGTTCATAAGATGCAATACTTGAGTAActaagaaaagaaagaaaggtaCAGTACTTGAGCGATTGCTGGTTGTGGTTAATCGAGTATTCAGGATGAACTGCAGAATTCTCAGGAATCAAGTTGTCGCCGAGAAAATTTTGTCGAGCAATCTCATGTTGTTGAGTAGGAAGGGCAGCTGCTTCTGATGACAACCTGTATAGATTAAACACGGTGTCATGTGGCATGTTACAGGGTTCTCATGAGTCATGATTGTCATATTCATAGCACATCAGAAAGTTCAGCATCATTTACATGCTATGTAGAAGAACTATCCTATTCGGAAAGAATTTTTCTAGACATGCCTATTGCAGTAAAACTGTCAACTCTTCTGTCACTTTTGTCAATTTTACATAgtcaagctgctgacacaagccaTGTGGTTTCACTTTGTGTAACACAGTTTTTATTTGTCAATTCACGTTTACTGATATTATCTTCTGCGCTACACTTCACCAGCATCTTACCTAGATGGTTGTCGAGGCCGATTATTCAGGTGACCAAAGCCTGGAATCTGTGAACGAAAAACAGAATTTTAGGCGATAGATTTCAAGTAAAAGGTCAACCTGAGATAGTAATTAATCAGTCTAACTCCAAAAGATATCCTGGAAAACAATTACTATGTAACACCTGAAACAAGAAGATGACCCAATGAATGGTCTCAGTTTACGTGAAAGAAAATTTCTTCTGAATATTGATGTATTTCACTTTTCATGCACTGAGAGAAAAAAATCGACAGAAAAAACTTTCAGAATGCTTGCCTCTCCATTCATAAGCCAGCTGTTGAACAACTCCTCGCTGTCTTCTCTGAAACTTTGTGACATGTTTCTGAACCCCATCATCTCCATGCTTGGCGGTGCTGCCACTCCAATCGAGTTCTCCATCACTGCCTTCAGAAAGATCTCCTCGCTGGTGTTCCTGAACAGTTCAGACAGACCCCTGCCCTCCATCTCCATGAACCCCTTCTCAACTCACCCTCACCTCTCCTGATGAAACACTTGATCTGATTGATCGAAATAGTTCCGAAAAGATGTCTTTAGTACTACTGCAGCAGTATAGTTTGTATACCATAATGAAACAAATAAGATAATATAAGATAGAATCCCACCTAATACACCCATAAACTAAGAAACGTTACTTGGCAGAAGAAATCAAGCAAAGAAGACATTTGTTCTAATTTAAATATGGCTCTAGCTGGGACTAAACTAACAGATTAAGGTATCTTCCTGCAGTGAGAGGCAAAGATTCCATAGCTCTCATTTTGTCTCATCATTAGCTTTTGAAGAATTTGTCCGCTTTCGTGTCAAAGAGGAGAGGTGCTCTAGAAGGCTTACATCAGACAGGTATGAACAGAAAAAACCTCACGCTACTTGAAATGGATGCCCTTTTCATCATGGTCAGCGAAAATTTCAATACAAAGATCAGACAAATCTTTCACATGTGTTTCTgggaatattcttgcaaagtgctacTTTTTCTCCTACccatgtttttctttcttttatttAGACAAAGGCACGTAAAATGTTTCTGTGCTTAGTATCATTTAATAGTATCAATCAGTGGATGGCCAGTCCAGGGGGAGGGGGTGACACAACATCAATGATGATTCATGGTAATATAATACAGTACATGGTTTGTAATCAGTGGACGGCCAGTCCAGGAGAGCTCATCACAGGCTTACAAGGCACCACAGTGACAATTCTTGCTCTGAATCATCTTTCATTGACTGGTCAGGTAAAACGACTGTTGCCTTGTTTAATCTTCGACGCGTAGAAACCCTTCTTCTGGAGTGTGGAGTCTGGACATTTCTGCCGCCACCGGCTACGATTCATGGCTCTCCTAACCAAATCACACCCTGATGAGGTCATGTATTCACCATTTTACTGATGATTGGGCAGTTTTCAAATCCGTTGCTTGCAGG
It includes:
- the LOC127311550 gene encoding protein CYCLOPS isoform X1; the encoded protein is MEMEGRGLSELFRNTSEEIFLKAVMENSIGVAAPPSMEMMGFRNMSQSFREDSEELFNSWLMNGEIPGFGHLNNRPRQPSRLSSEAAALPTQQHEIARQNFLGDNLIPENSAVHPEYSINHNQQSLKNAAEKGMQASDLLLAKTWFHCTQPMTRSRSSELRRRYAAMQSNVPPITVGTTRAANQLRLDFTNTNATNGAPMGNTPIQTSTFVSPSCSSTSPLDSPHMVPQDTVTSVVSMLKDTLERKKHGSHANKDIPHCNSFGFYDNQQFQHNTFGGTDIFPLVATSHVQDSLVFPEVEGPTELNAGSFVTPANQIWISTTSREPSQSGSSTAMTAQSAGFEVCDELRPMGQALSACESTRRNAANGTADCRSTGKEYRGKVLQDNMKDDKKRVTLTRMGSISSEQAVDRGDPTKKRRVERTRKMAEAKERSSTPVIPSDMQAVLKRCENLEKEVRSLKLNLSFMNRKDSEQTKQIEDLQKQNEDMAEEKERLQEEIERLASDSAS
- the LOC127311550 gene encoding protein CYCLOPS isoform X2 encodes the protein MEMEGRGLSELFRNTSEEIFLKAVMENSIGVAAPPSMEMMGFRNMSQSFREDSEELFNSWLMNGEIPGFGHLNNRPRQPSRLSSEAAALPTQQHEIARQNFLGDNLIPENSAVHPEYSINHNQQSLKNAAEKGMQASDLLLAKTWFHCTQPMTRSRSSELRRYAAMQSNVPPITVGTTRAANQLRLDFTNTNATNGAPMGNTPIQTSTFVSPSCSSTSPLDSPHMVPQDTVTSVVSMLKDTLERKKHGSHANKDIPHCNSFGFYDNQQFQHNTFGGTDIFPLVATSHVQDSLVFPEVEGPTELNAGSFVTPANQIWISTTSREPSQSGSSTAMTAQSAGFEVCDELRPMGQALSACESTRRNAANGTADCRSTGKEYRGKVLQDNMKDDKKRVTLTRMGSISSEQAVDRGDPTKKRRVERTRKMAEAKERSSTPVIPSDMQAVLKRCENLEKEVRSLKLNLSFMNRKDSEQTKQIEDLQKQNEDMAEEKERLQEEIERLASDSAS